The following nucleotide sequence is from Cryptococcus neoformans var. grubii H99 chromosome 5, complete sequence.
TACAATACTTTGCCTATCGAGTCGATACAAGGGGGCGCAAATTAAAGGTCATATCAAAAGGGGAGTCCCCATCTCTAAGGCAACCTGACTCCAAGTACAATtcatccctctctctttccggTCCCATATAGTCTCCACCATTTTCTCCGCTATCTGAGGACAGGCACTGCCCTTCCATTGACACCTGCGAATGAACTCGAGACATGCTGGTCTGTGTTTGACTTGAGCGATGGAGGTAATAATCTGGTTTATATGTTAGTCATGAGAACGTCAATAAGATGATAAAATAGCGCATACGATGAAAGGCCAAGTCAGACCTATTTCTGAGCCGATCTCTATGGCCAGATCTTAGCATGAGAGGCGGCCTCAAACGAAGCATGAAGGTGGGGCACTTACTGACGTGTGTGCTCATGTCGAGCATCTTTATTACACACTGCTGCACGCGGTCCTGATTGGGATCCAAACCAAAGATATTGACGAGGATCATAACGCGGATGGCCATACGATAGAACTCATGGGCGATGGTGCAGCGCTCTGTGAAAACTACCTTAGCGTATATAAAGATGATAGGATACTTTGACTCACCGTCACATCCCGATAGCCACTTGGTACGCCATAGAGGCTCATCCTTAAGGTCTGCTTCCATCACTGAGCAGTCTGATTGAAGCTCGAGCTGCATCATGATCAactctccatcatccgGCGCCCTTTCGAGGGCTCTTGAGATAGTCTGGAATTCAATGACAAATGAATGGACTCggaggaagtggatgaagatgtcgCGGCTCTGCATACGAGATCGGCCTATTCCTCAGGGATTAGGAGGTAGAAGTACTCACGATTCCGACCAGTGTTTCTACCGTATCATTCGCGCGCTGTGTCCATATCGAGGAATCATCCATTTTTGGGAAAAGGGTGCCGAAATTGACCTGAATACCACGGCTGACGCTGTGGAAGCCAGAGTAGATGGAATGAAGGGCGGAGCACGTTGGGAGGAAGGTCATGCGAGCTGGATCGGCGACGCTGTGAATGAAGGCATGGGTGCGTCTAAGGTATGACGCGATAATGTCACCATCACCTCTTAATATCTGTAACACGTTAGCATGTCAAGCAAAAAAATAGAGAGCAAAATTCACTGAGGCCAGTACAAGCAGTAGCATAACGGCCGGCCTTAATTCCAGGTCGTCATTCGCAGGCTCCTTATCCCTCGCCAGCGCTATCCGCAACGTATGAAGAGCAAGCCCGCGCTGCTTTGACCCTTCTTCGTTGTAAAACATGGCTTTCTCTGTTTCTCCGTTCTTCCGAGCAAGATTGGACAGGTGCTGAGCGGAGACGGCGAGGACGGCATGCATGAGAGCTTGCTGATTCTCTTGCGTTGCCCGAGTTGCTAAATCTTGATAGAACTGGCTAGCAGAATCTACGATTCAAATAAGCAAAGAACATCTTCTGACCGTTAAAGGGATCACTGACTTTGACCATCTCGAACAACCACAGTTACAGACGCAAAACGTGTAAAATGCTCTAGCAGCGGACCCTCGTTTTGACCAACGGCCAACAGCCGAGACTGCCATTGACTGGAATCGACAAATGATGCCCAAAGATCGGGACCACAATCAATTGGGACAGACAGAAGCGCTGCAGTCCAGTCTGTATGCTCAGCAGAGTGTCCGGAAGGGTATCCAAGGCTTGAAGTATTCGATTTGGAATTTTGTAGAGGTAAGACGGAAGCAACATCAGTGAAAGCTTTGAAAAAAGAAGCGCTAGAGCGGTATTAGATACATAGCGCCTGTCGTCAGAAGATAGTACTCACTCGCTCATCCAGTCGAGATCTCCTAGCCTGGCCCCAAGCATATCGGGAATGGCATTGTTACTCCCTCCGACGTTACTCGCCTCCGATCTTTGGCCGAGCGTCAGCTCTGGTATTGGGTACGGCGGGACCGCttctgatgaggaagaaagcgGTGGAGAAATGGGCAAGGCCGAAAGGGTCGCAGCCACAAATAGCTGGGGAGGCAGAGGCATTCTTGATGAAGGTACCGAGGTTGGCGTGGAAGCTGAAGCTGATACTGAGGATAAAGCTGCCGGCGCGGATTGCATCGGTTGAGCTGATGTAGCTGgttgtgaagaagatgatctgATCGCAGGCCTGGGAGATGGGCTGTCGTCTTCGAAATCATTATGGGGGTATATACACTCCCCGTTGTTTTGGGAACATCTGGTGCAGATAGGTCGAATTTGATCGCACTAGGTAGATTTTGTAAGTTGATAGTACCAAGATATGCTTTGGCATGATACGcactttcttcttctggcttTTGCATCGTAAACAGCCCCCCTTGGAACGGGAGAAgcgcctccttctcttgcgCGATGGATTGAGAGAACTGGGTGGAGGGGTTATCGCCTTCTGAGAAGGTGCTTCAGAGACTTGGCGACCATCCGTTGGCTGCATCTGCGACAGACAGGTTGTTGAGATAGACGTTCGGAAGTGAAGCGCAAACAAATAATTACAGACCAGGTTCACGCTCTCACCGCCCGCGATTTCACAAGAACCAAGCAGCGTGCGCAAGAATATGCGCTCTCACTTGCGCATAACGAATATTACGTACTCATACCCAGTCGCTTAAAGCGCTTAAGCTTAGCTTCGGTTCCTTCATGACCTTTGGCCAAGTACGTATCGGCTACTTGTCTATCCAGCGTTTGTCTCATTCAGGTTTGTAAGGGATCTCCTTGCATATGTTGTATACTCCGTGTGTACGTAGTACTCTCTTTTGTGCTACGGATTCCTCGAGCAATCAAGCCTCTCTGTATCTGCACGAATCATTACGCCACATAATCCCGGCCAGTCTCTTTGTCGATATCTTGGAGATAAGGCTGGAAATGGAATTTACCCGATTCCTCGGTACCAGTTTGGGCAGCGCTAAGTATGCATGCTTGGATTAGCTGAAAAAGATAGCGACTGAACCATGGGAAATACTCACGTGAAtttggcttcttcaacgCCGATGGGAATAGGTTTCTGACCTGTAGCATCCACCAGTAATTGCATTTGACAGACTTTCTCGAGATATAAGAACCAGAAGGTTGCACTTTCAACTGATCCTCCTACCGTCAAGAGGCCGTGGTTCTTCGTTTAATAATAAACCTTTTGTCAGTAAGAAGCTTAGCAACCTGCAACAGACGTGCTCACCTGTAGAATGACAGCCTTTCGGTTATCAAGGTACTCGGCAATCTTGATGGACTCCTCTTCAGCAAGGATTACCCCTCCGAATGCTGGATAGAGGCTGATGTCGTCATAGAATACAAGCGAGTCTTGAGTGATGAAGTCGGGAAGCCGGCCACTGCTCTACTATCAATGAGAAACCAAATGTCTCAAACAGGAACACTCACAGGCTGGCGAAAGCAGAGCCATATACGGAGTGAGAATGACAGACCGCAATGACATCCGGTCGTTTATTGTGGATCATTGCATGTATAGCGAAAGCTGCTTGATTATATCGACGGCCAGAAGCACCACCATCAATGACTTCTCCATTATGGTCGATCTAAGACAACGCTTCAGTTATACCGATCTATGTTATCTAGTAGCCGAGATACTCACCAGTAGCAGATCACCCGTCCTCATGCATGAGAATGCGACGTGGAAAGGGTTGACCCAGAAACAATCAGGTCTTCCGGGGTCACGGACCTAGCCAGGATGACAAGTCAAAGCAAGAAGTAAGCTAACTGTTATTCCGCTGGTGCGAGACGATGATGGACGCTTACCGTCAAATGACCCACAACTCCCATACCCAGTCCATGCTTGGCAAAGATTCTATAAAGCGGCTGAGAACAGCAATTCAAATATCTTCGTTCAAATGTGACCCGCTTACCGGAAGGCAGCCGCCAAAGTCTCTTTCCTGTGTTGGcgctcttcctcaacaCTTGCACTGTCTTTTTCAAGTGAGAAGTTGAACGGCTTGGCACCGGCTTGAACGGGTGGTTCCTCCTCTGTCCGAAGTTGTAGAGTTGCTGGTTCAGTGGTGGCAGACATTGTGCTGACGTTGGTGACTGACATGGCACTCGAAGCTTTAGTAGGTAGGATGGTTGATATTACTGTATGTCGATGGATATAGGGGCGAGTCACGCGAGTgatgatatatatatatcgGTGATACTTACTTCAACCAAGTAACAGGAAGCTCAGAGCACTAATAAATGCCAAACCGAAAGGCATTGAAGCGACCAGCGCCTATATGACGACGTCAACATACTGATAAgagaagcggaagagaaAACGCGACAGCTCGGCAGTGATCTCTAAGCGACGGCGCCTTTTCGTTCATCCGATCCGACTCtttgatctcttcttcaagcgcATAGCAATGTGTAAAACAGCTATCAGGGGAGGAGCTGCTACGTAGGCTCAATTGCCAACTTGTATGTAAGGGTGCGGATGGTAATTATCTTTTATCTA
It contains:
- a CDS encoding class II aldolase/adducin family protein, producing the protein MSVTNVSTMSATTEPATLQLRTEEEPPVQAGAKPFNFSLEKDSASVEEERQHRKETLAAAFRIFAKHGLGMGVVGHLTVRDPGRPDCFWVNPFHVAFSCMRTGDLLLIDHNGEVIDGGASGRRYNQAAFAIHAMIHNKRPDVIAVCHSHSVYGSAFASLGRLPDFITQDSLVFYDDISLYPAFGGVILAEEESIKIAEYLDNRKAVILQNHGLLTVGGSVESATFWFLYLEKVCQMQLLVDATGQKPIPIGVEEAKFTAAQTGTEESGKFHFQPYLQDIDKETGRDYVA